CTTATTTTTAATGGCACTGTTAACATTTATAGTGTTACTTATAGAAAAAATAAAAAAATAGTAGCCCCTACCGCAATTGGATGCTACTATTTTTTACTTACAAAAATTTAGTGATGCCAGTTGCCTAAGCAACTAGAATTGTATACTACAGTGTGTTACTACACCCTGTTTTTATTATGCTCACTTATTAATTTTATTATACCATACATCCACGTGGATGTATATTAAATGATATATTTTTATATTATTTAATATTAAATAAGTTAAGCGCTTTTTATGATATTCATAAACTCTAGTAATTTTTTCACAAAGTTTTAAATATTCTTGGACAGTCATAAAGTTATAAGATTCTGGAACACCTACTCAAATAATTTTTCTTTCAATTTTTTAATAATCATATTGTACTGTTCATCTTCTTTTAACGGTGTAAATGCAGGATTTTCAGTAATAGCCTCAATGAAATTTTTCTTAATTGTTATCTCATCTAATGGTGTGTTTGTTCCAATACAAATATTATCCTCAAGCCATTTATTTACCTTGGTAAAATATCCATTTCCTTTTAATCTCAATGGATATTGATATCCACAAACAATGCTCACATATTCTTCTAATGCATTTACTGCCTTTTCTTTCTTCTGCTGAATCAAATATCCTTGTGCAGCAACAATATGAATTCCAAAGACCGCATTTGTCAAAATCTCTTTCATCTGAAAAGAGTTGATAATCTGAATCCCCTGAGAATATATTTGCTCAAATAAAGCTGGTTCCGTCATGTGCATGGAAAGATAATTGGTTAAGAGCGTTAATGTATTTATTATATTTTGATATAGTAATATTTGATTCACCTCATTCGCTTGAGCATTTTCTCCCAGCATTTGATATGCATTAATCAGCATAACATCATCTCCGCTATAAGGAGTTAATTTGTCATCTAATAATTGAATAACTTCTTTGCTATTTCCCTGCATCATTTCTGCCAATGCTTCCATAGTATTTGCACTTTTTATGTCAGAAATGTTCTCTGATTCCTCTTTTACTCTCTGACTCAGAAGTATACATTGGTGAATAATTTCTTTTTTTATTTCCTCAGTCTTTGCTAAAGGCAAATAGTTTAATAATAATTGAATCATAGACAATAAAAATGGAAAACAAGAATAGTATTTCTTTATCATTTTGTTACACTGCTCCATTACTTCCTCAAACTGTTTTGTAGCAAATTCATGTGAAAGTTTATTATAAATTTTTTTAATATCTTCCTTTGTAAGTTGTGGAGAATATCCCAGTAATTCATCTACTGAAACATTAAAATAAGTTGCAAGTTCAGGAAGAAGTAAAATATCAGGATAACTCAATCCTGATTCCCATTTGGAAACAGATGCTTTAGAAACTCCAATATAATCTGCTAACTGTTCTTGCGTTATTCCTTTCTCTTTTCTTTTTTGAATAATACATCTACTTATATTTAGCTCTCTCATATCCATCACCTCTAATGATATTTTATGTGTTGAGCCATTCCCTGTCGATGGATTTATAGTTGATTTTAGTGAAATAAGTTAACCTACAGGAAACTTCCTTAAATAATTAAAGCCCTGCTTCTCGAAAATATAAAATTTACATTCACTATACATGTTATGGATACATAAAAAATGGCCAAGTTATAGAACTTGACATTATAGATGTGAAACATTCAATTTGTTTAAGAATTAAATGTCATAGGAGTAATAGATTAGATTTCATTGTTAAAAATCATAACTTATTAGAATTTATTTACAACAATCCAATCAAAAGGCCAAAGGACCTATTAGTTAATACAAGACTTAACACAAATTTCTTGAAACTGACAAAATAAAATCATCTATCATCAGTTGAAAACTGTCTTCTGAACTTACTGGATTTTGGAAATACCCGAGGAAATTTAAAGAAATAAAGCCATGTAACAAACTCCTTAATGCCCGGCTTTTATGAACCAAATGTGTTTCATCCTCAATATAAAAATGTAAAATTTGACGAATAATACTGGTAGTTTCTTTCGCTAAACGATGTACTTCCTTATCTTCTGTACTTGGAATATTCATAATAAGCCCATAAGCAGACTTGTTTTCAAAAGCAAAGTCTCTATAAGCGTTGGCATACTCTCTAATAGCATCTCCACCACTTTTGCCAATTAATCTTTGCATTAATTTCAAATTCAATTTATTTAAAAGGTATATTGTCATTTCTATTTTAAGGTTATCCATATTAGTAAAATGATTATATAAAGATGGGTATTTTATGTCCAGCTTTTCTGCAATTTTTGGGAAAGTAATTTGATTAAGTCCAATTTCATCAGCCAATGAAAAAGCAACTTGAATAATTTTCTCTTTGGTTAAATTTCGCTTTCGCATTATTCTATAACTCCTTCGTATAATTTCACTTTATGAAAATAGTTTATCATAAAAAAATATATTTATCAAACTATAAAATATAGTTTACATGTTATATCTTATAATTTATAATAATATTAAGAAGTAATACATAGTGCAGTATACATTTTATTGCCCTTTAGTTATTTGTTAATTGTTATTTTCGTTATGTATTGTAGATAGCAGCATTATTTATGTTGAGTTATAGCAAAGAGAAGAGGTATATTATGAAAATGTGGAGAAGAAATTTAATGGTTTGTTGGTTTGGAATGTTTGTAACCAGTGTAGGAATGAGTCAAATTGCCCCGGTATTACCCCTCTATATAAAACATCTTGGCATTTCTAATACAGCTTTAATTGAACAATTTTCAGGAATTGCTTTTGGTATTACCTTTATAATTTCAGCTGTTTTTTCACCAATCTGGGGACACGCTGCTGATAAATTTGGACGAAAGCCAATGCTTTTACGAGCAAGCCTTGGTATGGCGATAGTTATATTCAGCATGGGTTTCGCACAAAATGTATATGAACTAATAATATTAAGAGTATTACAAGGTATTATCACAGGCTACAGTACAGCTTGTATTACACTGATTGCAACTCAGACAGATAAGGAACATGCAGGATGGGCTTTAGGTACGCTCTCAACATCAAGTATCGCAGGATCACTACTTGGACCAATGATTGGCGGATATATTGGAGAAAACTTTGGTTTACAAAATGTATTTTTTATAACAGGTATACTTATGATGATTACATTCATTACAACTGCTTTATTTGTAAGGGAATCCTTTACTCGTGAGAATAAAAAAGTGAGCAGTATTAAGGAAATATGGAGTATTATTCCAAACAAAAGTTTAACTATTATAATGTTCGTAACCTCTTTTATATTAACTCTAGCGTTATATTCTATAGAACCAATCATAACAGTATATATTGCTCAATTATCTCGTAATAGCAATCACGTTGCTCTGTTAGCTGGAATGGCATTCTCAGTCTCAGGATTAGCAAATATAATTGCAGCTCCAAGACTTGGAAAACTTTCTGATAAAATTGGAGCGCAGAAAGTTATATTAGTTGCACTTGTGGTGGCAGGAATAATTTTTATACCACAGGCCTTTGTAAAAAATCCCTGGCAGCTAATGGGTCTTCGCTTTCTATTAGGACTGGCGATGGGGGGACTTAATCCTTCTGTTAATGTTTTAGTTAAAAGAATTACACCAGATTCTCTTACAGGTAGAGTTTTTGGTTTTAATATATCCGCCCAATATTTAGGCATATTTGGGGGATCAATTTTAGGGGGACAAGTGGCAGCTTATTTAGGTATAAGATATATTTTTTTTATTACAAGTACGTTGCTGCTGCTAAATGCCGTGTGGGTTTATTTTAAAGTATATAAAAAACTCAGCTTAAATTAATAATCATCACAATATAAAATGAAATTATAAACTATATTATATTTATAGTCTATGTATAATAGCCATGACAAGGGGCTTACAGTACCTTGTACACAAGATAAAAAAGGAGATAAAGAAATGGAAGATTTAAAATCAAGAGAAACTGAATTAATAAAATCAGAAAAAACAGCTCTGGTAATCATAGACTTACAAAATGGAATTGTGAATAGGGAGCTTTCACCTCATACTGGTGTAGAGGTTGTTCAAAATGCAAGCAGATTAATCAATGTATTCACAGAAAAGGGAGCCTTTGTAGTTCTTGTAAGAGTTTCCTCCATAGATGGAAAAGATATGTTAAAGCCAAGTGTAGATTCCAAGATTAATCCAACACAATTCCCAGAAGGATGGGATAGCTATGTACCTGAAATAGCAAATAATAAAAATGCTCATACTATTACCAAAAGACAATGGGGTGCATTCTATGGTACTGATCTTGACTTACAATTAAGACGTCGTGGAATTGATACTATTGTACTATGCGGCATTTCCACCGGAATTGGCGTAGATACCACGGCAAGAGAAGCTTTTCAACATGGTTATAATCAAATCTTTGTGGAAGATGCAATGACAGCGGGATCAAAAGAAGAGCATGACTATGTTTGTAAACACATCTTCCCTAGGATAGGTAAACTTAGAAGAAGTGAAGAAATAGTTTTATCCGAACGCTGCCATTGCTAATACTCCCATCTTCTTCAAAGTGGGAGATAAGCACTGCTACGCGCCTGGATAAGTTCTTCCCCTAAAGGATAACGTATTCTAAGTGCTAAAGACACTAAGAATACTGTTAATAAGGTTCAGATGGAGATAAGTATTTTTCTATAGCAAACTCCGCCTGAACCTAAGAATCACTTGATCATAATGTCCATTTCCAAGGGTTCAGTCCAAATAATATAGATGTGAAAATAACACTATCTATTATCTCCTGCCCAATACTCCTCTACAACTTTGAATTGGGAATAAATGTGATATTTATTCTAAACATTAAAATATCATATTTACTCCCAATTTGATTTTCAATAAAGAAAATTATAGCTCATAGTTATGCATGTGAAAATGTGCATGATGATTTCCTTCATGACAGTGATAATATTCATCTACTAGATTTACTTTTTTCAGTAAATCTATCTCTGCTAGCAGTTTCTCTGTTGGTAAATCAGCTGCAATACAATGATCCTCTCCAAACAGTACAGCTCTTTTTGATATTTCCTGTACTAGCTCTAAATTATGTGTTGAAGTTATCAATGTCTTCCCCATTTTATTCAATTTAACTAGAAATTCCGCAAGCCATCTCTGAGTTCTAGGATCAAGACCGTTCATGGGTTCATCAAGGACAAGAACTTCTGGATTTAAGGCTAAAACACAAGCAACAGCAACTTTTCGTTTTTCTCCACCACTTAAATGATATGGCTGTCTATGCTTGAAATCAGTAATATTTAACAATGATAGACAATCATTAACTCTTTCATCTACATCATTCTCATTCATTCCCATCTGTCTGGGTCCAAATGCAATTTCATCATAAACATCAGCACAGAACAATTGTGTATCTGAATTTTGAAATACAAAACCTATTTTCTGGTGAAAGAGCTTTGAGAATTTTGTATCTTGAAGTTTAGCATGAGTTATTTCTTCATTATTAAACTTATAACTCCCACTATCGGGGAAAACAATACCATTTATTAGCTTCAGCAATGTTGATTTACCACTGCCATTGGCTCCTAATAATGCCACAGCTTCTCCTTTATTTATATGAAGATTTATATCCTTTAAAGCAGGAATACCTGAATACGAATACGATACATTACTTATATCAATCATACATTTTAGACCCTTCCCATGTATATAAAAATAATAATTATTAGTACATTAATTATTACATATATATAGTCTGTAAAATTTAATTTATTTTTATTATTAATAACTCGATATTCTCCTGTGAAACCTCTGCACTCCATGGCAGTATACATATCTTCAGCAATTTCCTTGGACTTTATAAACATTGTTCCAGCAATTCCTGAAAGCGATGCATATTTATTACTATTTTGACCAACTGATCTAAGCTTTAATGAATATAACATATTTAATGAAAATTCACCCAGCATAACTATGTATTTTATAGTAATATCCATGACAAAAATAAAAATATCCGGCACAAAAAATCTTTTTAATGCACTGATTATAAAGTTCCATCTTGTAGAATGAGAAAGTATATTTACACAAGTTACT
This genomic interval from Clostridium kluyveri contains the following:
- a CDS encoding putative holin-like toxin; its protein translation is MSNELLTLLFQAGLFLMALLTFIVLLIEKIKK
- a CDS encoding helix-turn-helix domain-containing protein, whose protein sequence is MRELNISRCIIQKRKEKGITQEQLADYIGVSKASVSKWESGLSYPDILLLPELATYFNVSVDELLGYSPQLTKEDIKKIYNKLSHEFATKQFEEVMEQCNKMIKKYYSCFPFLLSMIQLLLNYLPLAKTEEIKKEIIHQCILLSQRVKEESENISDIKSANTMEALAEMMQGNSKEVIQLLDDKLTPYSGDDVMLINAYQMLGENAQANEVNQILLYQNIINTLTLLTNYLSMHMTEPALFEQIYSQGIQIINSFQMKEILTNAVFGIHIVAAQGYLIQQKKEKAVNALEEYVSIVCGYQYPLRLKGNGYFTKVNKWLEDNICIGTNTPLDEITIKKNFIEAITENPAFTPLKEDEQYNMIIKKLKEKLFE
- a CDS encoding TetR/AcrR family transcriptional regulator — translated: MRKRNLTKEKIIQVAFSLADEIGLNQITFPKIAEKLDIKYPSLYNHFTNMDNLKIEMTIYLLNKLNLKLMQRLIGKSGGDAIREYANAYRDFAFENKSAYGLIMNIPSTEDKEVHRLAKETTSIIRQILHFYIEDETHLVHKSRALRSLLHGFISLNFLGYFQNPVSSEDSFQLMIDDFILSVSRNLC
- a CDS encoding multidrug efflux MFS transporter, with product MKMWRRNLMVCWFGMFVTSVGMSQIAPVLPLYIKHLGISNTALIEQFSGIAFGITFIISAVFSPIWGHAADKFGRKPMLLRASLGMAIVIFSMGFAQNVYELIILRVLQGIITGYSTACITLIATQTDKEHAGWALGTLSTSSIAGSLLGPMIGGYIGENFGLQNVFFITGILMMITFITTALFVRESFTRENKKVSSIKEIWSIIPNKSLTIIMFVTSFILTLALYSIEPIITVYIAQLSRNSNHVALLAGMAFSVSGLANIIAAPRLGKLSDKIGAQKVILVALVVAGIIFIPQAFVKNPWQLMGLRFLLGLAMGGLNPSVNVLVKRITPDSLTGRVFGFNISAQYLGIFGGSILGGQVAAYLGIRYIFFITSTLLLLNAVWVYFKVYKKLSLN
- a CDS encoding hydrolase, whose translation is MEDLKSRETELIKSEKTALVIIDLQNGIVNRELSPHTGVEVVQNASRLINVFTEKGAFVVLVRVSSIDGKDMLKPSVDSKINPTQFPEGWDSYVPEIANNKNAHTITKRQWGAFYGTDLDLQLRRRGIDTIVLCGISTGIGVDTTAREAFQHGYNQIFVEDAMTAGSKEEHDYVCKHIFPRIGKLRRSEEIVLSERCHC
- a CDS encoding energy-coupling factor ABC transporter ATP-binding protein, which encodes MIDISNVSYSYSGIPALKDINLHINKGEAVALLGANGSGKSTLLKLINGIVFPDSGSYKFNNEEITHAKLQDTKFSKLFHQKIGFVFQNSDTQLFCADVYDEIAFGPRQMGMNENDVDERVNDCLSLLNITDFKHRQPYHLSGGEKRKVAVACVLALNPEVLVLDEPMNGLDPRTQRWLAEFLVKLNKMGKTLITSTHNLELVQEISKRAVLFGEDHCIAADLPTEKLLAEIDLLKKVNLVDEYYHCHEGNHHAHFHMHNYEL
- a CDS encoding energy-coupling factor transporter transmembrane component T, giving the protein MPEWLLKDENYIPKSDKDTFITKSILSILEVLSKIRTQSGYKKNKFKINVTLKVTFTFILILLVSITRSFTFTIIINVYLLAILSMMDGEEIIKVLKISLIMSAFTFIILLPAIFWNNGFSSIMITSKVFATVTCVNILSHSTRWNFIISALKRFFVPDIFIFVMDITIKYIVMLGEFSLNMLYSLKLRSVGQNSNKYASLSGIAGTMFIKSKEIAEDMYTAMECRGFTGEYRVINNKNKLNFTDYIYVIINVLIIIIFIYMGRV